From Paraglaciecola sp. L1A13:
GTGCGGCGAAGGCAAATGCGGTGGCGATAAAGTTGAAAAAGCCGCTAAAGAAGGTAAGTGCGGCGAAGGTAAATGTGGTGGCGATAAAGTCGAGAAAGCCGCTAAAGAAGGCAAGTGTGGCGAAGGTAAGTGTGGTGGCCAAGCTTAATTCTTAAATAGAATTTTTGAATAAAGGCCAGCTTTGCTGGCCTTTACTTTTTATGCCCCGTAAATTTATGACAAAGTTAAAGTAGTATGAGGTGAGTTATGCGAAATAAACATTTTGCAGGAGTGGGTTTAGGGTTACGACGTGAAATGATCAGCGAATTAATCGATGATATTCCAAGTGCAGTTGATTTCTGGGAAGTCGCACCTGAGAACTGGATCCCGTTAGGAGGGAGTTACCAGAAGCAACTCAGTCGTTTTACCGATACTAGGCAATTTGTTACTCACGGACTATCACTCTCAATTGGAGGCCCAGATCCGCTTGATATTAACTTTGTAAAAGATGTTAAAGCCTTTTTAGATACGCACCAAATTGAACATTATAGCGAACATTTAAGTTATTGCTCTGGCAAGGGACACCTTTATGATCTTATGCCGATTCCGTTTGACGAAGAAGCTGTAAAATACGTAGTTGAACGAGTGAAAATGGTACAAGATATTATTGAAAGGCCGCTTATTCTAGAAAACGTATCATACTATGCAGCGCCCAATGCGAAAATGAGCGAGCGCGATTTTACATTAGCGGTACTAGAAGAATCCAATTGCAAGATGCTGCTTGATGTAAATAACATTTATGTTAATTCAATTAATCATGGCTATGATGCAGAGGACTTTCTGGCATCTATGCCCACATCTCGTATCCAATATGGTCACATTGCCGGACACTTTGATGAAGCCGATGATCTGAAGGTCGATACTCACGGTGCAGATATTATCCAGCCAGTTTGGGATTTACTTGAAAAAGCATATGAAATTCATGGCGTTTTCCCAACCTTATTAGAACGTGACTTCAATATTCCACCGATCAAAGAGCTGCTACTTGAAGTTGACAAAATCCGTCAATTGCAGAAAAAACATTCAGTTTCGGTCAATATTAAGGATCATGCTTAAATGTACGATTTCCAAAAGACTCAGTTAGAATTTATCGAGCATATTAAAGACCCAGATAATAAGCCTTTTAAGCATCCGGTTGAATCTCGACGTATGGATATCTATCGTGATTTATTTTTTAATAATATTAAAGGTTTTTTGAGCTCTGGTTTCCCAGTATTAGAAAGTTTATATAACGAGACACAGTGGAACTCTCTAGCACGCCAATTCTTCGCAACTCATGAGTGCCGCTCTCCGTATTTCACCGATATAAGTAAAGAGTTCGTAGAATATTTAAGTAATGAATACGAATTACAAGCGCACGATCCCATCTTTATGAAAGAACTCGCTCATTATGAATGGATGGAATTGGCCGTTTCAATTCGAAAGCAGACTCAGAGATGGGATACATCAGAAAACGTTAGCAATGTGCAACTGTCACAACTTGCAAGTGTGGTGAGTTATCAATATCCGGTTCATCAGATTAGTCAAGACTTTCAGCCTACGGAGCCTAGCGAAGCAGTTTATTTGGTCATTCATCGAGATAGTAACGACAAAGTCGACTTTACTCTCATTACTGCTATGACGGCGCATTTGTTATTAACGATAGAAAATAATGAGCAACTTTCCATCGATTCACTTAACACTGTGATGATTGAGAGTTTACCGCAACTTGATGCTGCGCAAGTTATTCAAGGCGTCAAACAAATAGTTGAACAAATGATCGCACAAGAGATACTTGTCCCTTACTCGATTAGCGAGTAAATAGGCTATCAATTTTATCTACTTTGAATTACCATTTACGGCTGAATTCATATTAGTTAACTAGCGACGAATGGGGTTTCCAATGCAAGATAATAATGGCTCACAAGATCCGTTCAATTTCACTTATTTAGCCGCAGGGCTTTTGACCTTATTGGCACTGCCTCTTATGCATGTCATTGTAGGTTGGATAGTGTTTCTTTAACCGTCGTTTTTTAATTATCAATTACAACGGGGAAAGCTGTGCCCGCTGCTTATATAAAGTCGGTTATTAAAACCGTACCTGATTATCCCAAGCCTGGGATTTTATTTCGTGATGTGACGTCAATACTTGAAGATCACAAAGCGTATACCACTAGTATCGAACTTTTGGTCAAAGAATTTGCGCCTTACAAGTTCGACAAAGTGGCTGGAACAGAAGCCCGAGGCTTTTTGTTTGGAGCGCCGCTGGCGATCGAACTTGGAATTGGTTTTATTCCGGTACGTAAACCGAATAAATTACCGCGTAAAGTGATTAGCGAAAGTTATGAGCTGGAGTACGGCACAGATTGCTTAGAGATACATGAAGATGCTGTGAAACCAGGCGAGAAAGTCTTAATGTTAGATGACTTACTTGCCACTGGTGGAACTATGATTGCGACGGCTAAACTAATTAGACGTCTTGGCGGTATAGTTGAACACGCAGGATTTGTTATTTCACTCCCAGATTTGGGTGGTGAAACTAAGCTGAAAGAAATTGGCGTTCAAAGTCACTCACTATGTGAGTTCGAAGGCGAGTAAATTAATAACATGAGCTATCAAGTTCTAGCGCGTAAATGGCGACCCAATAATTTTAGTGAATTAGTCGGTCAGGAGCATGTTGTCGCGGCAATTTCAAATGCACTTGATAATGATCGTTTACACCATGCTTATTTATTTACGGGTACACGAGGGGTCGGCAAAACGACTATCGCGCGTATCTTTTCTAAAAGTCTTAATTGCGAATTGGGCATAGGTTCCAAACCCTGTGGTCAATGTTCAACGTGCATTGAGATAGAGCAAGGTAACTTTGTTGATCTCTTAGAGATCGATGCAGCCTCGCGCACGAAAGTGGAAGACACCCGTGAGCTATTAGATAACGTGCAGTATCGGCCGACACGTGGCCGTTACAAAGTTTATCTGATAGATGAAGTGCACATGTTGTCCAAACACAGCTTTAACGCTCTACTTAAAACTTTGGAAGAGCCACCGCCGCACGTAAAATTCTTATTAGCGACGACTGATCCGCAAAAGCTCCCTATAACTATTTTGTCTCGCTGTTTGCAGTTTAACCTCAAGGCTTTATCAAGAGCGCAAATTGGCCTGCAATTGCAGCATGTTTTTGCTCAAGAGCACATTGCTAATGAGCCTGAAGCGTTGGCGCAGCTAGCACGAGCAGCCCAAGGCAGTATGCGCGATGCATTGAGCTTGTCTGACCAAGCCATCGCCCAAGGCAATGGTAACGTAAGCCTAAGTATTGTGACCGATATGCTCGGGTTAATGGACAAGACTCAGGTACTTAAGTTACTGAATGCGGTACTGAATAAGCAAAACGAGATGGTGTTTGAGCTTGTTGAGTTGATGTCTGAGCAAGCCGCAGACTACAGCCAAGTATTAAACGAACTAATGAGTTTGTTACATCAAATAGCCCTGACTCAGTTTGTACCTGACGCCTGTAAACTCGAAACGATTTCAGCCCGAGCGATTTATCAACTAGCTAAAAAATCGGTACCAGAACATATACAGTTACTCTACCAGATTGCCTTGCAAGGTAAGCGTGATCTACCGTTTGCTGCGGATGCAAAAACGGGACTTGAGATGACATTATTGCGTATGTTGGCGTTTAGTCCGGTGCAGGTCGATACTAGTATTGACGAGCTTATTGCTATGACTCCTAGTCCGGCAATCATTCAATCCGAGGCTACTGCGGATATCCCTGATTCTCCTCTCGCTCACATCCCAGCATCTGATGTGTCCTTATCTTCGCCTGAGGTTACTCAATTACCAGAGCAAACCGTTTCCGAGGTTAGTGGTGGGGAAAGTGTTAGCTCGATTGAAAATACAGATACTGACGAAACACAAAACAGTGCGTTTCAAAAACAAGAGCTAATGAATGATACGCATTCTGAAAGAACTCAATTAATTGAACCCGAAGCAAATAACACCACAAGTCATCGTTTTGATGATGATCAGTATCATGCAGCGCAAATGCAAGAGTTAGAAGCTCAGCAACACGGCATTATGCAAGAAGCTGAACATTTTATTCAGCCTCAAAATACCCATCAACATTATGATGACGAAGCGTTAAGTGCGCATCAAAGGCCTGCGACCAACAGTACACCAACTGATACCCAAAACGCACCCGAACCTCAAAGTCAATCAACTGAAAGCTTGTTA
This genomic window contains:
- a CDS encoding DUF692 domain-containing protein translates to MRNKHFAGVGLGLRREMISELIDDIPSAVDFWEVAPENWIPLGGSYQKQLSRFTDTRQFVTHGLSLSIGGPDPLDINFVKDVKAFLDTHQIEHYSEHLSYCSGKGHLYDLMPIPFDEEAVKYVVERVKMVQDIIERPLILENVSYYAAPNAKMSERDFTLAVLEESNCKMLLDVNNIYVNSINHGYDAEDFLASMPTSRIQYGHIAGHFDEADDLKVDTHGADIIQPVWDLLEKAYEIHGVFPTLLERDFNIPPIKELLLEVDKIRQLQKKHSVSVNIKDHA
- a CDS encoding DUF2063 domain-containing protein: MYDFQKTQLEFIEHIKDPDNKPFKHPVESRRMDIYRDLFFNNIKGFLSSGFPVLESLYNETQWNSLARQFFATHECRSPYFTDISKEFVEYLSNEYELQAHDPIFMKELAHYEWMELAVSIRKQTQRWDTSENVSNVQLSQLASVVSYQYPVHQISQDFQPTEPSEAVYLVIHRDSNDKVDFTLITAMTAHLLLTIENNEQLSIDSLNTVMIESLPQLDAAQVIQGVKQIVEQMIAQEILVPYSISE
- the apt gene encoding adenine phosphoribosyltransferase, translating into MPAAYIKSVIKTVPDYPKPGILFRDVTSILEDHKAYTTSIELLVKEFAPYKFDKVAGTEARGFLFGAPLAIELGIGFIPVRKPNKLPRKVISESYELEYGTDCLEIHEDAVKPGEKVLMLDDLLATGGTMIATAKLIRRLGGIVEHAGFVISLPDLGGETKLKEIGVQSHSLCEFEGE
- the dnaX gene encoding DNA polymerase III subunit gamma/tau produces the protein MSYQVLARKWRPNNFSELVGQEHVVAAISNALDNDRLHHAYLFTGTRGVGKTTIARIFSKSLNCELGIGSKPCGQCSTCIEIEQGNFVDLLEIDAASRTKVEDTRELLDNVQYRPTRGRYKVYLIDEVHMLSKHSFNALLKTLEEPPPHVKFLLATTDPQKLPITILSRCLQFNLKALSRAQIGLQLQHVFAQEHIANEPEALAQLARAAQGSMRDALSLSDQAIAQGNGNVSLSIVTDMLGLMDKTQVLKLLNAVLNKQNEMVFELVELMSEQAADYSQVLNELMSLLHQIALTQFVPDACKLETISARAIYQLAKKSVPEHIQLLYQIALQGKRDLPFAADAKTGLEMTLLRMLAFSPVQVDTSIDELIAMTPSPAIIQSEATADIPDSPLAHIPASDVSLSSPEVTQLPEQTVSEVSGGESVSSIENTDTDETQNSAFQKQELMNDTHSERTQLIEPEANNTTSHRFDDDQYHAAQMQELEAQQHGIMQEAEHFIQPQNTHQHYDDEALSAHQRPATNSTPTDTQNAPEPQSQSTESLLALRRKLAQAAAEEVENAPSVKKSEGGYDASQFLPGGSGPGIEPMQGAVPRAQVQSEALSDSSTTNIANQDIPSSENDETLAGFEDSHFVVDEPPPWATDEIALDEINVSVDEQEVISGTEEDIENVVFDPTAHLAQDLECEVNYVVPAFLASGEKVTIAPQLDKWSALITQMQVAALTKQLALHSEFSREGNTVVLNLVQSKEHLNTASARDQLQQALSDVLQQQITLEVKVGEAVNTPFALQQSINRVRFEYAKQIVETDDAICMFKDMFSAQVLMDSIKAR